Proteins encoded in a region of the Streptomyces sp. NBC_01471 genome:
- the dnaB gene encoding replicative DNA helicase, whose translation MDDPWAESSPGDRLPVSRQRRGDGAGGREQHDRGRENGSWDGGSPAFERVPPQDIDAEQSVLGGMLLSKDAIADVVEVIKGQDFYRPAHETVYQAILDLYAKGEPADPITVAAELVKRGEIKKVGGAPYLHTLVQSVPTAANAEYYAEIVHERAVLRRLVEAGTKITQMGYAADGDVDEIVNSAQAEIYAVTEQRTSEDYLPLGDIMEGALDEIEAIGSRSGQMSGVPTGFTDLDALTNGLHPGQMIVIAARPAMGKSTLALDFARACSIKSALPSVIFSLEMGRNEIAMRLLSAEARVALHHMRSGSMTDEDWTRLARRMPDVTAAPLFIDDSPNLSMMEIRAKCRRLKQRQDLKLVVIDYLQLMQSGGSRRPESRQQEVSDMSRNLKLLAKELEVPVIALSQLNRGPEQRTDKKPMVSDLRESGSIEQDADMVILLHREDAYEKESPRAGEADLIVAKHRNGPTATITVAFQGHYSRFVDMAQT comes from the coding sequence TTGGACGACCCCTGGGCTGAGAGCAGTCCGGGTGACCGTCTGCCCGTCTCCCGCCAGCGCCGCGGTGACGGTGCCGGGGGCCGGGAGCAGCACGACCGGGGCCGGGAGAACGGCTCGTGGGACGGAGGCTCTCCCGCGTTCGAGCGCGTACCCCCGCAGGACATCGATGCCGAGCAGTCCGTCCTGGGCGGCATGCTGCTCTCCAAGGACGCCATCGCCGACGTCGTCGAGGTCATCAAGGGCCAGGACTTCTACCGCCCCGCACACGAGACCGTCTACCAGGCGATTCTCGACCTCTATGCGAAGGGCGAGCCCGCCGACCCGATCACGGTCGCTGCCGAACTGGTCAAGCGCGGCGAGATCAAGAAGGTCGGCGGGGCGCCATACCTGCACACGCTCGTCCAGTCGGTTCCGACGGCTGCCAACGCCGAGTACTACGCCGAGATCGTCCACGAGCGCGCGGTGCTGCGCAGGCTCGTCGAGGCCGGCACCAAGATCACGCAGATGGGATACGCGGCGGACGGTGATGTCGACGAGATCGTCAACTCGGCCCAGGCCGAGATCTACGCCGTCACCGAGCAGCGCACTTCCGAGGACTATCTGCCGCTGGGCGACATCATGGAGGGCGCCCTCGACGAGATCGAGGCGATCGGCTCGCGCAGCGGCCAGATGTCCGGGGTGCCGACCGGTTTCACGGACCTGGACGCGCTGACTAACGGTCTGCACCCGGGCCAGATGATCGTCATCGCGGCCCGCCCCGCCATGGGTAAGTCGACGCTGGCGCTGGACTTCGCGCGGGCCTGTTCCATCAAGTCCGCGCTGCCGAGCGTGATCTTCTCGCTCGAAATGGGCCGCAACGAGATCGCGATGCGTCTGCTGTCGGCGGAGGCGCGGGTGGCGCTGCACCACATGCGGTCGGGTTCCATGACGGACGAGGACTGGACGCGACTGGCGCGGCGGATGCCGGACGTCACCGCCGCGCCGCTCTTCATCGATGACTCGCCCAACCTGTCGATGATGGAGATCCGGGCGAAGTGCCGGCGGCTCAAGCAGCGTCAGGATCTGAAGCTGGTCGTGATCGACTATCTGCAGCTGATGCAGTCCGGCGGTTCGCGGCGGCCCGAGAGCCGCCAGCAGGAGGTCTCCGACATGTCGCGAAACCTCAAGCTGCTGGCAAAGGAGTTGGAAGTCCCGGTCATCGCGCTCTCGCAGCTGAACCGTGGCCCTGAGCAGCGTACGGACAAGAAGCCGATGGTGTCCGACCTCCGTGAATCGGGCTCGATCGAGCAGGATGCCGACATGGTGATCCTGCTCCACCGGGAGGACGCGTACGAGAAGGAGTCCCCGCGCGCGGGCGAGGCCGACCTGATCGTGGCCAAGCACCGTAACGGTCCGACGGCGACGATCACCGTCGCGTTCCAGGGCCACTACTCGCGGTTCGTGGACATGGCGCAGACCTGA
- a CDS encoding ABATE domain-containing protein — translation MRFAFVSGNPALDLVGTVESRRDTAVDLLATPADLEQWVVQCDELPAHVTVDATAFTAALHLREAIYHLALDRMRDGRFTPAGLNIVNEAAAGPALTVELSDAGTRLSGDLRAALAHVARSGITVLADRHACLKECGRSDCTRLYLDRSRGARRTWCGMEGCGNRVKAAAYRARRQAAEQGHDPR, via the coding sequence GTGAGATTCGCATTCGTGAGTGGCAACCCAGCTCTGGACCTTGTCGGCACCGTCGAGTCCCGCCGGGACACGGCCGTCGACCTCCTGGCCACCCCCGCCGACCTCGAGCAGTGGGTCGTCCAGTGCGACGAGCTCCCCGCCCACGTGACCGTCGACGCCACGGCCTTCACAGCCGCGCTGCACCTCCGCGAGGCGATCTACCACCTGGCGCTCGACCGCATGCGGGATGGTCGCTTCACGCCAGCCGGTTTGAACATCGTCAACGAAGCCGCCGCCGGGCCGGCACTCACGGTCGAACTCAGCGATGCGGGAACACGTCTGTCAGGAGACCTCCGCGCCGCGCTGGCCCACGTCGCACGCAGCGGGATCACCGTGCTCGCCGACCGCCACGCGTGCTTGAAGGAATGCGGCCGTTCGGACTGCACCCGCCTCTATCTCGACCGCTCCCGTGGCGCGCGCCGCACCTGGTGCGGCATGGAAGGCTGCGGCAACCGCGTGAAAGCCGCTGCCTACCGAGCCCGCAGGCAGGCCGCCGAGCAGGGGCACGATCCCAGGTAG
- a CDS encoding haloacid dehalogenase type II — MPEARDVEVVVFDVLGTMVDEPGGLRAAIRDAVPAPDDVAVDQLLAVWRQHVEHEQRRIGNHDRAYANSEIIDREAAHHVAERAGLTDPVAIERLATASQRLKPWDDSLAGLADLARRFPVLGLSHASRAALLRLNAYAGLRWHQALSAEDARAYKPAAEVYRLAVDAAGCPSKRVLMVAAHAWDLRGAQAVGMRTAYVQRSGGDAPKTSDTFDWRSTGLDELVSVLAAAQKRRTGSDRPGSRCSAAP; from the coding sequence ATGCCTGAGGCACGGGACGTCGAGGTCGTCGTCTTCGACGTCCTCGGAACGATGGTCGACGAGCCGGGTGGCCTGCGAGCGGCCATTCGCGATGCGGTGCCCGCGCCTGACGACGTGGCCGTCGATCAACTGCTCGCGGTATGGCGACAGCATGTCGAGCACGAGCAGCGACGCATCGGGAACCACGACCGCGCGTACGCCAACTCCGAGATCATCGACCGCGAGGCCGCTCACCATGTGGCCGAACGTGCCGGACTCACCGACCCGGTGGCCATCGAGCGATTGGCCACCGCGAGTCAGCGCCTCAAGCCCTGGGACGACTCCCTCGCCGGACTCGCCGACCTCGCCCGGCGATTTCCCGTACTGGGGCTCTCCCACGCAAGTCGCGCGGCCCTGCTCCGCCTCAACGCATATGCCGGGCTGCGCTGGCACCAGGCCCTGTCCGCCGAAGACGCCCGGGCGTACAAGCCCGCAGCGGAGGTCTACCGGCTCGCGGTCGACGCGGCAGGATGCCCGTCCAAGCGCGTGCTGATGGTCGCTGCCCACGCCTGGGACCTCCGCGGGGCCCAGGCGGTGGGAATGCGAACGGCCTACGTGCAGAGGTCGGGCGGGGATGCTCCGAAGACCTCGGACACCTTCGACTGGCGGTCGACCGGCCTGGATGAACTGGTCTCCGTACTGGCGGCTGCGCAGAAGCGCCGTACCGGCTCCGATCGGCCCGGAAGCCGGTGCAGCGCTGCTCCTTGA
- the def gene encoding peptide deformylase, producing MTDRHERPGPVDRRVRVQGRPVDSYPAVPTEAQRGSVRRITVVGEEILGQPCRDVTEFGSPWLSSLIDDMFLTMYVADGAGLAANQVGVDLRLFVYDCPDDHGVRHVGHIINPVLDLTDPRSRRLVDDFEGCLSVPGAAMVVPRTDRAVARGLDKDGRPLVIEGAGYFARCLQHETDHLFGHTYLDRLSGGDRKDALREMADGREDVLARRARKAAELGR from the coding sequence ATGACTGATCGTCACGAGCGGCCCGGCCCCGTCGACCGGCGGGTCCGCGTGCAGGGCCGCCCGGTCGACTCGTATCCGGCTGTGCCGACGGAGGCGCAACGGGGTTCCGTGCGCCGGATCACGGTGGTGGGCGAAGAGATCCTGGGCCAACCGTGCCGCGACGTGACCGAGTTCGGCTCCCCGTGGCTGTCCAGCCTGATCGACGACATGTTCCTGACGATGTACGTGGCCGACGGCGCCGGTCTGGCCGCGAACCAGGTGGGTGTCGACCTGCGGCTGTTCGTGTACGACTGCCCGGACGACCACGGGGTGCGGCATGTCGGCCACATCATCAACCCCGTTCTGGACCTGACCGATCCGCGCAGCCGCCGGCTCGTCGACGACTTCGAGGGCTGCCTCTCCGTGCCCGGCGCCGCCATGGTCGTACCCCGGACCGATCGTGCCGTGGCCCGCGGGCTCGACAAGGACGGCCGCCCCCTGGTCATCGAAGGAGCGGGCTACTTCGCGCGGTGTCTGCAACACGAGACCGACCACCTCTTCGGCCATACGTATCTCGACCGGCTCTCCGGCGGGGACCGCAAGGACGCCCTGCGGGAGATGGCGGACGGCCGCGAAGACGTACTCGCCCGACGTGCGCGCAAAGCAGCCGAACTGGGCCGGTGA
- a CDS encoding winged helix-turn-helix domain-containing protein translates to MRPHEVRTALLALLAEVGAVTATEAAARLGYSSGLCSFHLRQLARHGYIEEAPHSGGRVRPWRLRQQSPETGGPAEEQFAELARGLEDESWQRWLTRRNEAPSAWRHDDAFSAVAYLTPEEMSRVADVIRRALAPYQDREQRPLARPDGALPVALITRLFPLLPHAAGDADQED, encoded by the coding sequence CTGCGCCCGCACGAGGTCCGCACAGCCCTGCTGGCCCTGCTTGCCGAAGTCGGCGCCGTCACGGCCACCGAAGCGGCGGCCCGGCTGGGGTACAGCTCCGGTCTCTGCTCGTTCCACCTGCGGCAGCTCGCGCGCCACGGATACATCGAGGAGGCCCCGCACAGTGGGGGCCGGGTACGTCCCTGGCGTCTGAGGCAGCAATCCCCCGAAACCGGTGGGCCCGCGGAAGAACAGTTCGCCGAACTGGCCCGGGGGCTGGAGGACGAGAGCTGGCAGCGATGGCTGACCCGGCGGAACGAGGCGCCGTCCGCGTGGCGCCACGACGATGCCTTCAGCGCGGTCGCCTACCTGACGCCCGAGGAGATGAGCCGGGTCGCGGACGTGATCCGGCGGGCGCTCGCGCCCTACCAGGACCGCGAGCAACGGCCCCTGGCCCGGCCCGACGGCGCTCTGCCGGTGGCCCTCATCACCCGGCTGTTCCCCCTGCTCCCCCACGCGGCAGGCGACGCGGACCAGGAGGACTGA
- a CDS encoding serine hydrolase domain-containing protein yields MTSSDSVSDSLAELLPTTRRALLHRIAVAQSEGRVPSLVAAVMRDGRMVWSGARSCVDGHAPDADTQYRIGSITKPFTAVAVMRLRDEGLLDLADPLEKHLPGTGVGEVTIAQLLSHTAGLAAETPGAWWERSSAALRPGLSDVLGERPQLHPAGRRHHYSNPGYALLGAVVEALRGAAWADVVKREICVPLGMDRTSAQPQAPHAGAWAVHPWADALLPEPAEDLGLMAPAGQLWSTAADLCRFAAFLAEGDDRVLGAETVREMRAPAAAPEAGQWDGGYGLGVQLAQRDGRTLAGHTGSLPGFVAGLWVSVADGVAAVALSNSTSGVGPQVAADLVRIVADAEPTIPQPWRPLPEVDSGLLELAGPWYWGTSVSGLRLTADGAIEFGPLAGGGRSSRFRAERDGSWTGLDGYFAGETLRVVRRDGEVSHLDLGSFVFTRQPYDPGAPVPGGVDEGGWHGLP; encoded by the coding sequence ATGACTTCTTCAGATTCCGTGTCCGATTCCCTCGCGGAACTCCTTCCCACCACCCGGCGGGCGCTGCTGCACCGCATCGCCGTCGCGCAGTCCGAGGGGCGAGTGCCGTCGCTGGTGGCGGCGGTGATGCGGGACGGGCGGATGGTGTGGTCCGGGGCGCGCAGTTGCGTGGACGGCCATGCGCCGGACGCGGACACGCAGTACCGGATCGGTTCGATCACCAAGCCCTTCACCGCGGTCGCGGTGATGCGGTTGCGGGACGAGGGGCTGCTCGATCTGGCGGACCCGCTGGAGAAGCACCTTCCGGGCACCGGGGTCGGCGAGGTGACGATCGCTCAACTGCTCAGCCACACAGCCGGTCTGGCGGCGGAGACCCCCGGCGCATGGTGGGAGCGGTCCTCGGCCGCGCTGCGTCCGGGGCTTTCGGACGTGCTCGGAGAACGGCCGCAGCTCCATCCGGCAGGCCGGCGTCATCACTACTCCAACCCGGGATACGCCCTGCTCGGCGCGGTGGTGGAGGCGCTGCGGGGTGCGGCGTGGGCGGACGTGGTGAAGCGCGAGATCTGCGTACCGCTCGGGATGGACCGTACGAGCGCCCAGCCGCAGGCGCCTCATGCCGGTGCGTGGGCGGTTCATCCGTGGGCGGACGCGCTGCTGCCGGAGCCGGCCGAGGACCTGGGGCTGATGGCGCCCGCGGGACAACTGTGGTCGACAGCCGCTGATCTGTGCCGCTTCGCCGCCTTCCTGGCGGAGGGCGACGACCGGGTGCTCGGTGCGGAGACCGTACGGGAGATGCGCGCACCCGCGGCTGCCCCCGAAGCGGGGCAGTGGGACGGCGGGTACGGGCTCGGCGTCCAGCTCGCACAGCGCGACGGCCGGACGCTGGCCGGGCACACCGGATCGCTGCCGGGATTCGTGGCCGGACTGTGGGTGAGCGTGGCGGACGGAGTGGCTGCGGTGGCGCTCTCGAACAGCACGTCGGGGGTCGGGCCGCAGGTCGCCGCCGATCTGGTGCGGATCGTGGCGGACGCGGAACCCACTATTCCGCAGCCCTGGCGCCCGCTGCCGGAGGTCGATTCCGGCCTGCTCGAACTGGCGGGGCCCTGGTACTGGGGAACGTCGGTGAGCGGTCTGCGGCTGACGGCTGACGGCGCGATCGAGTTCGGCCCGCTGGCCGGCGGCGGGCGGAGCTCCCGCTTCCGCGCGGAGCGGGACGGCAGCTGGACCGGGCTCGACGGCTATTTCGCGGGGGAGACGCTGCGGGTCGTACGGCGGGACGGCGAGGTGAGCCATCTGGATCTGGGCTCGTTCGTCTTCACCCGGCAGCCGTACGATCCGGGGGCGCCGGTGCCGGGCGGCGTGGACGAGGGCGGCTGGCACGGGCTGCCGTAG
- a CDS encoding winged helix DNA-binding domain-containing protein, which yields MHRISNEQRRIRLGRRHRLAPSVRAATPVEASDAVVALHATDAATLYLSVCARLAEASTAAVEHALYDDVSLVRLLSLRNTLFAVSRDVAPYVDASTARAIAVKERRTFLKQLAEDGGGLDERWLAEAEAATLAALADRGAATGSELSGAVPALRTKITVFPGRKWEAVQGVTTRVIRLLAADGRIRRDRPRGSWTSSQFRWTAGTSWPALPVPEAKAELARRWLLSYGPATEADLKWWTGWTLTDTRRALASVGAEEVRLDDGAPGFVAPGDAAPEPPTEPWAALLPALDPSAMGWADRTFHLDAEHRPALFDRAGNVGPTVWWNGRIIGGWAQRSDGEVVWRLLADPGQEATDAVGSEAARFAAWAGEARITPRIRTPLERELSS from the coding sequence ATGCACCGGATCAGCAATGAGCAGCGCCGTATCCGCCTGGGCCGGCGCCACCGCCTCGCACCCTCCGTGCGGGCCGCCACCCCCGTCGAGGCGTCCGACGCCGTCGTCGCCCTGCACGCCACCGACGCGGCGACCCTCTATCTCTCCGTCTGCGCGCGACTCGCCGAAGCGAGCACAGCCGCCGTCGAACACGCCCTGTACGACGATGTCTCCCTGGTCAGGCTGCTCTCCCTGCGCAACACGCTCTTCGCGGTGTCGCGGGACGTGGCCCCTTACGTCGACGCGTCCACGGCCCGCGCCATCGCGGTCAAGGAGCGCCGGACGTTCCTCAAACAGCTCGCGGAGGACGGCGGCGGCCTGGACGAACGCTGGCTGGCCGAGGCCGAGGCGGCGACACTGGCCGCGCTCGCCGACCGCGGCGCCGCCACCGGCAGCGAACTCTCCGGCGCGGTTCCCGCACTCCGTACGAAGATCACGGTCTTCCCGGGCAGGAAGTGGGAGGCCGTCCAGGGCGTCACCACCCGGGTCATCCGGCTGCTGGCCGCCGACGGCCGCATCCGCCGCGACCGGCCGCGCGGCTCCTGGACGTCGAGCCAGTTCCGCTGGACGGCCGGAACCTCCTGGCCCGCCCTCCCCGTGCCCGAGGCCAAGGCCGAGCTGGCCCGCCGCTGGCTCCTTTCCTACGGACCCGCGACCGAGGCAGACCTCAAGTGGTGGACCGGATGGACCCTGACGGACACCCGCAGGGCACTCGCGTCGGTCGGCGCGGAGGAAGTACGCCTGGACGACGGGGCACCAGGATTCGTCGCGCCGGGCGACGCAGCACCCGAACCGCCCACGGAACCGTGGGCGGCCCTGCTGCCCGCGCTCGACCCCAGCGCCATGGGCTGGGCCGACCGCACCTTCCACCTCGACGCCGAGCACCGCCCGGCGCTCTTCGACCGTGCGGGCAACGTCGGCCCGACCGTGTGGTGGAACGGACGGATCATCGGTGGCTGGGCGCAGCGCTCGGACGGCGAAGTGGTGTGGCGCCTGCTGGCCGATCCGGGGCAGGAGGCCACCGATGCGGTCGGGTCGGAGGCCGCCCGGTTCGCCGCGTGGGCGGGGGAGGCACGGATCACACCACGGATCAGGACCCCGCTGGAGCGGGAACTGTCGAGCTGA
- a CDS encoding GNAT family N-acetyltransferase, with protein MSDLEIRPAHENDIPEIVAMLADDPLGAQRESPDDLGPYTTAYRRIAADPQQHLVVAVREGRVVGTLQLTVIPGLSRRGATRSIIEGVRIHGDERGSGLGTRLIEWAVDTSRSQGCQLVQLTSDATRTDAHRFYERLGFTASHLGFKLQL; from the coding sequence ATGAGCGACCTGGAGATCCGCCCCGCGCACGAGAACGACATCCCTGAGATCGTGGCCATGCTCGCCGACGACCCGCTCGGCGCCCAGCGTGAGTCCCCGGACGACCTCGGCCCGTACACCACGGCGTACCGTCGGATCGCCGCCGACCCGCAACAGCACCTGGTCGTCGCGGTGCGCGAGGGCCGCGTCGTCGGCACCCTCCAGCTCACCGTCATCCCCGGGCTCTCCCGGCGGGGCGCCACACGTTCCATCATCGAAGGCGTACGCATCCACGGCGACGAGCGCGGCAGCGGTCTCGGTACCCGGCTCATCGAGTGGGCCGTCGACACATCCCGCAGCCAGGGCTGCCAGTTGGTCCAGCTGACCTCGGACGCCACCCGGACCGACGCCCACCGCTTCTACGAGAGGCTCGGCTTCACCGCGAGCCACCTCGGCTTCAAGCTCCAGCTCTGA
- a CDS encoding MarR family transcriptional regulator produces MAATDPALTALAQGWCALSLLHGHIEAHVEKALQRGHGLSVREYSLLDILSRQHDGPGGHLQMKQVADAVVLSQSATTRLVTRQEDRGLLTRYLCDTDRRGIYTDVTEAGLALLEEARPTNAGALREALDRAAANPELAPLARAVEDLNQPL; encoded by the coding sequence ATGGCAGCGACCGACCCCGCACTCACCGCGCTCGCCCAGGGCTGGTGCGCGCTCTCCCTGCTGCACGGCCACATCGAGGCCCACGTCGAAAAGGCCCTCCAGCGGGGCCACGGCCTCAGCGTGCGCGAGTACTCGCTCCTCGACATCCTCAGCCGTCAGCACGACGGCCCCGGCGGCCATCTCCAGATGAAGCAGGTCGCCGACGCCGTGGTCCTCAGCCAGAGCGCCACCACCCGCCTCGTCACCCGCCAGGAGGACCGCGGCCTGCTCACCCGCTACCTCTGCGACACCGACCGCCGCGGCATCTACACCGATGTCACCGAAGCGGGCCTCGCGCTCCTGGAGGAGGCCCGCCCCACCAACGCCGGAGCGCTGCGCGAGGCCCTCGACAGAGCCGCGGCCAATCCGGAGCTGGCCCCGCTCGCGCGCGCGGTCGAAGACCTCAACCAGCCGCTCTGA
- a CDS encoding MFS transporter → MPLALLALAIGAFGIGTTEFVIMGLLPQVADSFQVSIPTAGFLVTGYALGVVAGAPLMTVLGTRVPRKKMLMLLMGLFVIGNVVSATAPVFGVMLAGRIVASFAHGAFFGIGSVVAAGLVAPQKKAGAIAMMFTGLTLANVIGVPLGTLIGQDIGWRLTFLLVAGLGVVGLLGVAKLVPEQPRPEGVRLRHELAAFRNVQVLLAMAMTVLGFGGVFAAITYISPMMTSVAGFSEGGVTWLLVLFGLGMVSGNLLGGRFADRALMPMLYVSLGGLALVLALFTLTAHDKIASAVTVFLIGGLGFATVPPLQKRVLDHASGAPTLASAVNIGAFNLGNALSAWLGGIVIAAGLGYTAPNWVGAVLAASALLLALVSSTLERRSGTAGSAGRVVAGTAPAEPAQQSDPTRQAGRTPDVPANR, encoded by the coding sequence ATGCCACTCGCGCTCCTCGCCCTAGCCATTGGGGCGTTCGGTATCGGAACCACCGAGTTCGTGATCATGGGTCTGCTGCCGCAGGTCGCGGACTCCTTCCAGGTCTCGATTCCCACGGCCGGGTTCCTGGTCACCGGTTACGCGCTGGGGGTGGTCGCCGGAGCCCCGCTGATGACCGTTCTCGGCACCCGGGTCCCCCGGAAGAAGATGCTGATGCTGCTGATGGGGCTGTTCGTCATCGGCAACGTGGTCTCCGCGACCGCTCCGGTGTTCGGCGTGATGCTCGCCGGGCGGATCGTCGCCTCGTTCGCTCACGGCGCGTTCTTCGGCATCGGCTCGGTCGTGGCCGCAGGTCTGGTGGCTCCGCAGAAGAAGGCGGGCGCCATCGCGATGATGTTCACCGGGCTGACCCTGGCCAATGTCATCGGTGTGCCGCTGGGCACCCTCATCGGCCAGGACATCGGCTGGCGGCTGACGTTCCTGCTGGTCGCCGGGCTCGGCGTCGTCGGGCTGCTGGGCGTCGCCAAGCTCGTACCGGAGCAGCCCCGGCCGGAGGGCGTCCGGCTGCGGCATGAGCTCGCCGCCTTCCGCAATGTGCAGGTGCTGCTTGCGATGGCGATGACGGTTCTCGGCTTCGGCGGGGTTTTCGCCGCGATCACCTACATCTCACCCATGATGACGTCCGTCGCCGGATTCTCCGAGGGCGGTGTCACCTGGCTGCTGGTGCTCTTCGGCCTCGGCATGGTCAGTGGCAATCTGCTCGGCGGCCGCTTCGCCGACCGCGCGCTGATGCCGATGCTGTACGTGTCGCTCGGCGGACTGGCCCTGGTCCTGGCGCTGTTCACGCTCACCGCTCACGACAAGATCGCTTCGGCGGTCACGGTCTTCCTGATCGGCGGGCTCGGATTCGCGACCGTGCCGCCCCTGCAGAAGCGGGTGCTCGACCATGCGTCGGGAGCGCCGACGCTGGCCTCCGCCGTCAACATCGGAGCCTTCAACCTCGGTAACGCACTCTCCGCGTGGCTCGGCGGGATCGTCATCGCCGCGGGTCTCGGTTACACCGCCCCCAACTGGGTGGGAGCTGTCCTCGCCGCATCGGCGCTGCTCCTCGCGCTTGTCTCCAGCACCCTGGAACGGCGGAGCGGGACGGCCGGGTCCGCGGGCCGGGTCGTGGCCGGGACGGCGCCGGCCGAACCGGCGCAGCAGTCCGACCCGACGCGCCAGGCCGGGCGCACTCCGGACGTACCCGCGAACCGCTAA
- a CDS encoding GNAT family N-acetyltransferase has protein sequence MPSPLDELPIRRLTIGDLTSCADLSENRGWPRDEHKWGLLLAAGTGYGIDAPGGEGLAAACVVTAYGSGLATIGMLLVAGEYAQQGAGQRMMRHVIDEFDGIPLTLHATPLGQPLYEKFGFRAVGRAEMVCGRFRPRSPEPDVATRRATAGDLHAMLRLDNEVFGEDRTHMITRLPAFADQLRVAEDTAGITGYAAAWPATDSHVVGPLIARDTATAQALIASLAAGTDRPLRADIDVRHTELLGWVKDGGMKPVSINTVMTRQIPDLPGDWTRRFTPLTVAAG, from the coding sequence ATGCCCTCCCCCCTCGACGAGCTGCCCATCCGCCGCCTGACCATCGGCGACCTCACCTCCTGCGCAGATCTCTCGGAGAACCGCGGCTGGCCGCGCGACGAACACAAGTGGGGGCTGCTGCTCGCGGCCGGGACGGGTTACGGAATCGACGCCCCCGGGGGCGAGGGGCTGGCGGCCGCGTGTGTCGTCACCGCGTACGGCTCGGGGCTGGCCACCATCGGCATGCTCCTGGTCGCCGGCGAGTACGCGCAGCAGGGTGCCGGGCAGCGGATGATGCGCCATGTGATCGACGAGTTCGACGGCATCCCGCTCACTCTGCACGCCACCCCACTCGGTCAGCCGCTCTACGAGAAATTCGGCTTCCGGGCCGTGGGCCGGGCCGAGATGGTGTGCGGCCGCTTCCGCCCCCGGAGCCCGGAACCGGACGTGGCGACCCGCCGGGCCACGGCCGGCGATCTGCACGCGATGCTGCGCCTGGACAACGAGGTCTTCGGCGAGGATCGCACCCACATGATCACGCGGCTGCCCGCCTTCGCGGACCAGCTGCGCGTCGCGGAAGACACCGCCGGCATCACCGGCTACGCGGCAGCCTGGCCCGCCACGGACAGCCACGTGGTCGGACCGCTGATCGCCCGCGACACCGCGACCGCGCAAGCCCTGATCGCCTCACTCGCGGCGGGCACCGACCGCCCGCTGCGCGCCGATATCGACGTACGCCATACGGAACTCCTCGGCTGGGTCAAGGACGGTGGGATGAAGCCGGTAAGCATCAACACCGTGATGACTCGGCAGATCCCGGACCTGCCGGGCGACTGGACCCGCCGCTTCACGCCCCTGACGGTCGCGGCAGGCTGA
- a CDS encoding DUF2269 domain-containing protein yields the protein MKHLTSSARRGVLVIHVAVSVGWLGLTIGLLALGITAYTCADAPMTEAAYRSMKVFGDWLVIPVGLLTLLSGVVLSLGTHWGLARHRWVWIKFWLTLATLAASALALRPQINAAAAAGHPDLSPVAAPTVASAAYFFMTAISVLKPWGLTARGREHRNKRQTSRKAVDGVRTHQRA from the coding sequence GTGAAACACCTGACCAGCTCCGCACGCCGGGGTGTCCTCGTGATCCATGTCGCCGTCTCGGTGGGCTGGCTGGGCCTGACCATCGGGCTGCTCGCGCTCGGAATCACCGCGTACACCTGCGCCGACGCTCCCATGACGGAAGCCGCGTACCGGTCGATGAAGGTCTTCGGTGACTGGCTGGTCATCCCGGTCGGCCTGCTCACTCTGCTCAGCGGCGTGGTGCTCTCCCTCGGGACGCACTGGGGTCTGGCCCGCCACCGCTGGGTGTGGATCAAGTTCTGGCTGACCCTCGCCACCCTCGCCGCCTCCGCCCTGGCGCTCCGCCCGCAGATCAACGCGGCAGCCGCGGCAGGGCATCCCGACCTGAGTCCGGTCGCCGCCCCCACCGTCGCCTCCGCCGCGTACTTCTTCATGACGGCCATCTCAGTACTGAAACCCTGGGGCCTGACCGCACGCGGCCGGGAGCACCGGAACAAGCGGCAGACATCCCGGAAAGCGGTGGACGGCGTACGCACCCATCAGCGAGCCTGA